One region of Candidatus Margulisiibacteriota bacterium genomic DNA includes:
- a CDS encoding RNA methyltransferase: MQQQLKLIKNLLETRKARRKEKLFVVEGVRMVEEAGARVKTFFYSENLPIVKKLEEQMSVGYKVSKKQLAEISQVETPQGIVAIVREQEYTLDQIDTKGVIVYCLGVQDPGNLGTIIRTADAFGASGVILSKGTVDLYNPKVVRATMGSLFHLPIVIVENDEETIAQLKQKNVKIIATDLKAEKIATDGDYRGGVAFLVGNEGSGLLPGIVAQGEAVKIPMPGNAESLNVAVSTAILLYEAVRQREHAGKN; this comes from the coding sequence ATGCAACAACAACTTAAACTAATTAAAAACCTTCTCGAAACCCGCAAAGCGCGGCGGAAGGAGAAGCTCTTCGTCGTCGAAGGGGTGCGGATGGTCGAAGAAGCGGGGGCGCGAGTCAAAACTTTCTTCTACTCCGAGAACCTGCCGATCGTTAAGAAGCTGGAAGAGCAGATGAGTGTCGGTTACAAAGTCTCGAAAAAGCAACTGGCCGAGATCTCCCAAGTTGAAACACCGCAGGGGATCGTGGCGATTGTTAGAGAACAGGAATACACCTTAGATCAGATTGATACCAAGGGAGTCATCGTCTACTGCCTCGGCGTCCAGGACCCGGGGAATCTGGGGACGATCATCAGGACTGCCGATGCCTTTGGGGCGAGCGGCGTGATCCTCTCTAAAGGGACGGTCGACCTGTATAACCCGAAAGTGGTTCGCGCGACCATGGGATCGCTTTTCCACCTGCCGATCGTCATCGTTGAGAATGACGAGGAAACCATTGCCCAATTGAAGCAAAAAAATGTTAAAATAATTGCAACCGATCTTAAAGCAGAGAAAATAGCGACTGACGGGGATTATCGCGGCGGGGTCGCTTTCCTGGTCGGGAACGAAGGATCCGGGTTGCTCCCCGGGATCGTTGCCCAGGGCGAGGCGGTCAAGATCCCGATGCCGGGAAACGCCGAGTCGCTCAATGTCGCCGTCTCGACCGCGATCTTACTATACGAAGCGGTCAGACAAAGGGAACATGCAGGAAAAAATTAA